The following nucleotide sequence is from Calditrichota bacterium.
GTGGTCAACGAGACCGATTATGACGTCGATTCGTTCTACTACCATATCGACTACCAGGAGCTGGACAGACTCGAGAAGAACGTCGGCCGGTTTCACGCCTACTGGCGGCGCGAGGCGCAAACGGCACCCGGCAAAAACTACACCATCCTCGACGCTGAGGGGTACGGCCACTTTGTGGGGTGTATCCTCAACATGCAGGGCCGCAGCGGGGACATCACGTTCCTGGAAGGGGATGAAATGATTTACGTGGACGGGGAGTCTACGCCTTCGATCTACGGCACTGGCACAGAGGACTATTTTACCAGTGGCTGGTATTTCAATCGCGGCACGTACGCAGGGCCGCTGCACGGCTGTATCATCAAGGACGAGGAGCAGGCCAAGGTCGTGGCTTATCGCTTTCATGTTGGCGACGCCATCCCCTTTCGCCGCAGCCTCCTGGTGACCATGGAGCACGGGCACGGCAATGAGGTGCCCAGTGACTACAGCAGCGTCGCGTTCTGGTATCAGAGGGAGCCGCACAAGACCCTGGCGCCGCTGCCGCCGCCCAAGGCCCGCATCCCCCTCAGGGTGATCGTGCCGCCGGGCGTGGTCGAGGCAGAAGAGCTGACAGCGCGGGTCTTGGTCGGTGATTGGGAAAAGGTTGCGCTCCGCACTGAGGAGATGACGGCGCACGGTGCCGAGTGGAGTAACGGCAAACAGTTGGCATGCACGGGCCTGGTAACCGGTGACCAGGTGGCCGTGACCTTTCCGGTTGCCATGTCGGACCGGTATGACGTCTGCTGTTTCATGACCAGGGGTCCCGCTTATGGCCAAGTGCGGATAGCGATAGCAGGGCACCCTCAGGAGGTTGTGTTTGACGGCTACGCCCCGGAGACGATGCACGCCGGTGCGGTGGAACTCCGCGACGTGGAGTTGGCTCAAGGCCAGCACTCCCTTGTGCTGACTAGTGTAGGGCGTGCGACCGAGGCGAGTGGCCAGGACATCGGCTTGGATTGCATTCTGCTGCGGCCGCGCCGGCAGTTTGTCGAGGAGTGGCTGCTCATCGGACCATTCGACGCCGGCGCGCAGGAGGATGGGGCCTATGGCCTACTCACCGTGTGGCCTCCAGAGCAGAAGATCGACCTCTCTGCCACCTACACCGGCAAGGGCGGTAAGCCCATTGCTTGGCGAAATGTGCGGGCGGACTCCACCGGCTTTGTGAACATGGATGCGCTACTGACGCCCAATGACTATACCGCTGCCTATGCCTTGACTTATGTCTATTCCCCAAAGCCGCAGACCGTCCACCTGCTGATTGGCAGCGACGATGGTGTGCGCCTCTGGGTCAACGATGTGCTGGTGCACCATAACCCCGCTCTGCGGCCCCCCGCGCCTGACCAGGATCAGGTGACGGTGGAACTCCGGGCAGGGTGGAACAAGCTGCTGGTGAAAGTGGTTGACGTGCTCGGTTTCTGGGGTTTCTATCTGCGTATCCCAGACCCTGAGGGCGAACTTCTGTTCAGCACCACGCCGAAGTGAGAACCTGCTCATCTTGCTGCGAGGAAGGAGCGATGAGGAACACGAGTGCTGGATTTGTCGCTGTTGCTGTATGTTGCACCTTAGCCTTTGGCCAAACGGATCAGGCGACGCGGGCTACCTTCTTAAAGGTCACGTTTCCCGCGCGAAGCGACACCGTGAGCGTCCCGCGCCTGCGCATTGCCGGGGGCACGCTGCCGACGGCCAAAGTCACCGTGAATGACCAGCAGGTGCGCGTTTACCCCAGTGGCGCTTTTGTGCATCGCGTCTCACTCGCCCCAGGCCTCAATCGGGTCGTGATTCAGGCAGAGGCCAATGGGCAGCGTGCGGCCGATACCCTGTCCATCTATCGCATTCCGCCGCTGCAGGTTTCGCCCTCCTCCCCGACGCAGATCGACACCAGCCTGGTAGAGCCGACCGTGGACATGGTCTTAGAGAATGGTGACCTGCTGCGCCTGCGGTTCAAGGGGAGTCCGGGCGGGAGCGCCAGGTGCAGCATCGAGCATCTGTGCAAAGACCTCCCCATGGTAGAGCTGCCCCCGGATGAGGCAGAGGGCATGGTGGGCATCTACCAAGGAGTGATCAGGATAAAGGCCGAGCGCTCTCTCAGGCCAACGCCGGTCAGGTATGAGTTGCGCGGCGTGGACGGCAAGAAGGCGAAGGCAGAGACAAAGGGCACCGTCTCGGTGTTGGACAGTGCCGTTCCCCTCGTGGCCGAGGTGACCTCCGAAACTCCCATGTGGAACGCCCCGCAGGGGGGTGCCATCCTCTGGACGCTGCCCGCCGGGCTGCGCGTGGAGGTGACCGGCAAGATCGGGGGCCGCTACCGCGCCCGCCTCTCCCCACAAGATGTCGTCTGGCTCAACGCCAGCGACCTGCGCATGCTGCCTCTCGGGACGAGCGTGCCCCGCGCCGTGGTGAGTTCCATGACGTGCACTGTGCTGGACGATCGCGTGCAGCTGGTCCTGGACATGACCGGCAGAGTGCCCTTTCGCGTGGAGCAGAGCCTGCAGCCTGCTTGGCTGGATGTCTACCTCTACGGCGCCCACCAGGGCCCGCAATGGCTGACCTACCCGGAGAAGCAGGTGGTCATCGAGCGGGTGAGCTGGACGCAGCCTGCAGAGGGAGTGTATCGCCTGCGGGTTGAGCTCAACCAGAGACAGCAATGGGGCTACAGTGTCAGCTACGGCGACCGTGGACTGGTCTTGGAGGTGCGGCGGGCGCCCCAGATTGCCAAGCCGCCGTCGAGCCCCGTAGCCGGACTCACCTTCGTTTTGGACCCAGGCCACGGCGGCGACGAACCTGGTGCCATCAGCCCCACAGGGATCATGGAAAAGGACGTCAATCTGAAGTGGGCAAAGGTGCTTGGGAGCATGCTGCGTAGCGCCGGAGCTCGGGTGGTGCTCACCCGTGAGGACGACCGCACCCTGAGCCTCAAAGAACGGGTGCTGATTGCCCAACAGGCCCGCGGACACATCTTCGTGATGATGCACAACAATTCCGTGGGCGAGGGTGCCGACCCAATGGTGCGCGGCACCAGCACCTACTACACGCAGCCCCACAGTCAGGACCTCGCCTGGACTGTTTACCCAAGGCTGCGCCAGATCGGACTGGCAGGATTCGGCAAGATTTATTCCACCTATTTCATTACGCGTCAGACAGACATGCTCTACTTCCTGGTGGAGGGAGCCTTCATGTCCAACCCCGAGGATGAGATGTTGCTGATGAACGACTCGTTCATCGAGCAAATGGCCAAGGCGGTATTTGACGGCTTGGAGGACTTTTTGCGCAAACAGGGGCAGTGAGCGCAGCCCACCACGGCTGAGGTTGTGATGGAGATGACACCCCGGGAACGCGTGCTCTGCGCGCTGGAGCATCGTAAGCCTGACAGAGTGCCCATTCAGGATTCGCCATGGGCAACCACCGTCGCTCGCTGGCACCGTGAAGGTCTACCCGAGGGCGTCAGCCCCGTGGAACACTTCGGTTATGCGTTCCGCGCCTATGACTTTGACATCTCCTTCCAACTTCCGGAAGTGGTGCTGGAGGAGACCGATGAGTACCGGATTGTCCGAAACAGTCTGGGGGCAACAGTCAAGAACTGGAAAAATGCCACTTCTACCCCCGGTTACCTCGACTTTGCGGTCAAGGACCGCCGCAGCTGGGAAGAGTACAAACCGTTGCTCAGCTGGAATGACCGGAGGATAGACTGGGCCTCAGCCCTTGCGCGCTTCAGGGTCGACAAGGAGGCCGGCTGGTTCTGCCATTTCGCCGGAGCCATGGGGTATGATCGCTCCCAGGGCTTCGTGGGCAGCGAGCGCCTGCTCATGGCCATGCTCGACGACCCCGCATGGGTGCGCGACATCTTTGCCGCGGGCGTGCAGCTGCTGATCGATGGTGCGGAGGAGATGCTGGGACGAGGCTTCGATTTCGACGGCGCCTTCCTTTACGACGACATGGGCTACCGCAACGGGCCTCTCTTCTCTCCGCAGATGTACCGCGAACTCCTCTTTCCTTTTCACAAGAAGATCGTGGACTTTTTTCACGGGAAAGGTCTGCGGGTCATCCTGCATAGCTGTGGCTGTGTGAAGCCTCTCATCCCAGACCTCATCAAAGCCGGGTTCGACTGCCTGCAGCCCCTGGAGGTGAAGGCGGGCATGGACCTGATTGAGCTGAAGAGGCTCTATGGCGAGCGCCTGGCCTTCATGGGGGGCATTGACGTGCGGCTCATGGCTCTGGACGACCTCGCCCCCCTGGAGAAAGAGATCAGCACCAAGTTCGCCGTGGCCAAGAGCGACGGAGCGTACATTTACCACTCGGACCATAGCGTGCCGGATGACGTGAGCTTTGCCAACTACTGTCGTGCAATGGAATTGGTGGAAAAGTACGGCGACTATTGAGCCCCAGCGAGGTGAGATCATGAGTACGACGCGGATAGGTTTCATTGGCCTGGGCATAATGGGAAAGCCCATGGCGACGAATCTGTTGCGTGCTGGCTACAAGGTGACGGTGTACAATCGGAGCAAACCGGCTGTGGATCTGTTGGTCAGCCGCGGTGCGGAAGCGGCCCCGTCGCCCCGTGCCGTGGCCGAACGCAGCGATGTGGTCATCACCATGGTGACCGATTCGCCCGATGTGGAGGCCGTGATCTTGGGACCCGAAGGGGTGTGCGAGGGCATCCGTCCAGGGATGGTGGTCATCGACATGAGCACCATCTCCCCGAGCGTTACCAAGAAGATTGCTGCAGCGCTCAAGGAGCGTGGCGTAGCCATGCTGGACGCACCGGTCAGCGGCGGCGATACCGGCGCACAGGCGGGCACCTTGGCCATCATGGTCGGGGGCGACAAGGAGGTCTTCGAGCGTTGCCTGCCCATTTTTCAGGCCATGGGCAAGAGCGTTGTGCACGTCGGGCCCAATGGCATGGGCCAGATGACCAAGCTCTGTAACCAGATCCTGGTGGCGGTGAACAACTTGGCCACCTGTGAGGCGCTCCTCCTGGCCAGCAAGGCCGGCCTTAACCCGCAGGTGATGATCAATGCGGTAAAGGACGGCGCCGCCGGTTCATGGCAGTTGGTGAACCTGGGGCCGAAGATGATTGCGCGCGACTTTGCGCCAGGTTTCATGGTCCGGCTCCAGCAGAAGGATCTGCGCTTGGCGTTGGAGGTGGCGCGTGAGCTGCACCTTCCTCTGCCGGCCCTCAGCCTGGTACATCAACTGTTTGCCAGTTGCCAGGCGGCCGGTGAAGGAGAGGAAGGCACGCAGGCGCTCATCAAGGCGCTGGAGCGGCTTGCCCAATACCGAGTAGGTTAACGACTCACCTAAACAGAACGCCAACGGGAGGCTACGACGGAGGATGAGACTTGGGCACCTGACGTTTGTCGCAGCTGCCGTGCTGACACTCTCTTGCGCGCGTCCCGACCGGGACTTTTACAAGACCGGCGAGCCACATCTGCTGGCGGAAGGCATCATCAGCACCGCCCAGTGCGAGACCAAGTGCTGCCTGACGCCAGATGGGCGCACGCTCTTTCTTGCCACCATGGGGTGGGACCCTCAGGACAGTCTCAATCAGGACATCTACTTCAGCCGCTGGCAAAAAGGGCGGTGGACGGCGCCACAGCCGGTTCCTTTCAACACCCGGTGGCAGGAATTTGACCCCGCGGTTACCCCAGATGGCAGGTGGCTTTACTTCTGCAGTGACCGCCCGGGCGGTCTTGGGGGCGCAGATATCTGGAGAGTGGCACTGCACGAATATGGCTTCGGGGAACCTGAGAACCTCGGCATGGTAGTCAATAGCCGAGGTGATGACTGGGGACCCGCCTTTTCCAGCGACGGGCGGGTGATGGTGTTCTCTTCAGATGGGCGTGGTGGCGCTGGCGGGCATGACCTCTTTCGCAGCGCGTGGAGTGGCAAGCAGTGGGCCTCTCCTGCCAATCTCGGCCGCCAAGTGAATTCTCCTCAGAACGATTTTGACCCCTGTGTCATTGGCGCGATGGAGAGGATTGTTTTCGCCTCCGATCGGCCTGGAGGACACGGTGGCCTTGACCTCTGGGAGACGAGGCACGAAAACGGTACCTGGAGCGCGGCCGAGGTGCTTCCCGCCCATTTGAATTCCCAGGCTTGGGAGTCGTGCCCCTATCTGTCGCCTTCAGGGAGTTCCTTTTACTTCAGCTCCACGCGAAGGACAGGCCTGCCCGCTGCAGCCGATATCTACGTCGTGGTCGCAAAATAGGAAGACACGAGGGCCCCACGGACATACACAAGCGGTGGGGCCCTCTGTCCCTTTCACGAGCGACGAACGCGCCGCTCCTGACCAAAGAAGGCGCGCACCTTGGCTGCGATCTGTTGCGGGGTCATCTTATCGGCAGGTTCGACTGCTGCCACGCGCACCTTCAGGTCCTTCAAGCGCTCCATGTTCTTCTTTAGCTCGCCCTTGGCTGGGCCAGGGCCAAAGATGAACACTTCTTCGCAGCGGCGCAAGGCGTCCACTACCTTGTTGTAGTAGGCCTCCATCTGGTGCTTGCGTCGTTCCTCACGCTTGCGCTCGGCTGCCGACTCTTGCGGCCCGTAGGGGGTTGCGGAACGCGAGCCGCCCGTGACGCGAATGCGCGGCTCGACGTCCGACTCAATGATCCGCGTGCTCTCTTCCTTTCCGTCCAGGTAGACGATGGTGGCTTTCTGATGATCGATCCACAATCCAGCCTTCGTGCTCATAGTTCACCCTTCGCAATTTGCAAGTGACCACCACAAGTCTGGACCGTGTTGATAGCCACTAAACCAAGAGCGCGGGCATCGCAATCCCGTGGACACATGGTGGAAGCCAAAGTCGGTCGTTAACCTAAGGTGGGCTGCGGTCGGTAAGGGCAACACGTGGTTGCGCCATTGAGAACATGGGTCTTGGACCTGCCTTGGGGAGCGTCGCTCTCACGAACATCCTCCTTTCTGGCAGTGGTGTGTCGAGACCAAACTGGCGGCGCGATCCGCGGAGTTTCCTCCGTTACGTCATCGGGCCCAGGGGGATGAGCTGTAGAACGGGCGCCACAGGAGCGAGTGCTGCTGTCCGCAGCTCTCGCAGGACCGCCGGGCAATACAGGCGCACATGCCCAGCGAAGGAGCGTCCGCCCGCGGAGTTCTCGAGTCGCCGCGGTGTTGTTGCTGGCGTCGCCCCTCCTTTCAGCTGCCCGGCTGCGAACCCCACACCCGGAGGCGACTCAACACTCCTTTGCCCTGTTTGCCGCGCGGAAGCTCCAGGATCAAGCCGCTATCCTCGAAAAAGAACAAATCCCCGATCATCAGACCTATGGATTGCCGCAAGGGACGCCAATTTTGACGATAGGCCTGATTGTCGATGTGGGTACCGTCTTTGTCCTTGGTGACCAAGAGCACTCGCTCCGGATGCTGCCGATTGATCATGAACGGAGAGTGTGTCGTGTAGATAAGCTGATTCTTCGCGGAAAGGTCCTCGATGACTTTGACAAGGTCCTTCTGTCCGGCCGGGTGCAGGTGGATACCCGGTTCTTCCAGCAAAAAAATGTGTTCGTTGGCGCGCCCCTCGAAGCTCTGAGCCATGAAATGCACATAGAAGGACAGGTACCAACGAAACCCCAGACTCCTGGACTCCGGCGTGTCGAAGACAGTGCTGGCGTCCGTGACGTCGATGTAAAGCACGTCGCGGTTGACGTTGAGCTTGACTTCAATGCTTGGCTCTTGGGACCAGACTCGGCGCAATTGCTCGGTCAGCGCCCTGCCGGCCTCCTCGCGCGCTCGGCGTCCCCGTGAAGAATCCTCAAATGCCAGGTCCAGGTCCTCCAGGCCGGCGACCTTCAACAGGTTGCGCTCGGTGGCAAATCCGCTCTTGTTCTCCAGGAGGCTCGCCAAGTTCACCTCGCTCTTCACGAGGCGGATGTCCTCGAAGTAGAGGAGACGCGGCAGCGCATCGAGCACCCGCCGCACGTTGACGTCCTCCAATAGCTGCCCGCCAATGAGCACGCGGTAGTCCTGGAGGCTGGGCCCAGTCTTAACTACCGAGAAGCTCTGCGCCTCCTCGAACGCCTTGGATAGCACGCTCAGTTCCTTCCTGTTCTCGGCGCTCAGCGAGCTGAATTCCAGCTCCACCTCCGGGCACTTGCCTTCGTAGTAGTGG
It contains:
- a CDS encoding DUF2961 domain-containing protein, translating into VVNETDYDVDSFYYHIDYQELDRLEKNVGRFHAYWRREAQTAPGKNYTILDAEGYGHFVGCILNMQGRSGDITFLEGDEMIYVDGESTPSIYGTGTEDYFTSGWYFNRGTYAGPLHGCIIKDEEQAKVVAYRFHVGDAIPFRRSLLVTMEHGHGNEVPSDYSSVAFWYQREPHKTLAPLPPPKARIPLRVIVPPGVVEAEELTARVLVGDWEKVALRTEEMTAHGAEWSNGKQLACTGLVTGDQVAVTFPVAMSDRYDVCCFMTRGPAYGQVRIAIAGHPQEVVFDGYAPETMHAGAVELRDVELAQGQHSLVLTSVGRATEASGQDIGLDCILLRPRRQFVEEWLLIGPFDAGAQEDGAYGLLTVWPPEQKIDLSATYTGKGGKPIAWRNVRADSTGFVNMDALLTPNDYTAAYALTYVYSPKPQTVHLLIGSDDGVRLWVNDVLVHHNPALRPPAPDQDQVTVELRAGWNKLLVKVVDVLGFWGFYLRIPDPEGELLFSTTPK
- a CDS encoding N-acetylmuramoyl-L-alanine amidase, which gives rise to MRNTSAGFVAVAVCCTLAFGQTDQATRATFLKVTFPARSDTVSVPRLRIAGGTLPTAKVTVNDQQVRVYPSGAFVHRVSLAPGLNRVVIQAEANGQRAADTLSIYRIPPLQVSPSSPTQIDTSLVEPTVDMVLENGDLLRLRFKGSPGGSARCSIEHLCKDLPMVELPPDEAEGMVGIYQGVIRIKAERSLRPTPVRYELRGVDGKKAKAETKGTVSVLDSAVPLVAEVTSETPMWNAPQGGAILWTLPAGLRVEVTGKIGGRYRARLSPQDVVWLNASDLRMLPLGTSVPRAVVSSMTCTVLDDRVQLVLDMTGRVPFRVEQSLQPAWLDVYLYGAHQGPQWLTYPEKQVVIERVSWTQPAEGVYRLRVELNQRQQWGYSVSYGDRGLVLEVRRAPQIAKPPSSPVAGLTFVLDPGHGGDEPGAISPTGIMEKDVNLKWAKVLGSMLRSAGARVVLTREDDRTLSLKERVLIAQQARGHIFVMMHNNSVGEGADPMVRGTSTYYTQPHSQDLAWTVYPRLRQIGLAGFGKIYSTYFITRQTDMLYFLVEGAFMSNPEDEMLLMNDSFIEQMAKAVFDGLEDFLRKQGQ
- a CDS encoding 2-hydroxy-3-oxopropionate reductase; this encodes MSTTRIGFIGLGIMGKPMATNLLRAGYKVTVYNRSKPAVDLLVSRGAEAAPSPRAVAERSDVVITMVTDSPDVEAVILGPEGVCEGIRPGMVVIDMSTISPSVTKKIAAALKERGVAMLDAPVSGGDTGAQAGTLAIMVGGDKEVFERCLPIFQAMGKSVVHVGPNGMGQMTKLCNQILVAVNNLATCEALLLASKAGLNPQVMINAVKDGAAGSWQLVNLGPKMIARDFAPGFMVRLQQKDLRLALEVARELHLPLPALSLVHQLFASCQAAGEGEEGTQALIKALERLAQYRVG
- a CDS encoding PD40 domain-containing protein; the encoded protein is MRLGHLTFVAAAVLTLSCARPDRDFYKTGEPHLLAEGIISTAQCETKCCLTPDGRTLFLATMGWDPQDSLNQDIYFSRWQKGRWTAPQPVPFNTRWQEFDPAVTPDGRWLYFCSDRPGGLGGADIWRVALHEYGFGEPENLGMVVNSRGDDWGPAFSSDGRVMVFSSDGRGGAGGHDLFRSAWSGKQWASPANLGRQVNSPQNDFDPCVIGAMERIVFASDRPGGHGGLDLWETRHENGTWSAAEVLPAHLNSQAWESCPYLSPSGSSFYFSSTRRTGLPAAADIYVVVAK
- a CDS encoding AAA family ATPase — translated: MILSRVRIKAFRSILELNAVLNPRINVLIGSNETGKTNILRAIESFSPNAQFDTSLTCQYSNHYYEGKCPEVELEFSSLSAENRKELSVLSKAFEEAQSFSVVKTGPSLQDYRVLIGGQLLEDVNVRRVLDALPRLLYFEDIRLVKSEVNLASLLENKSGFATERNLLKVAGLEDLDLAFEDSSRGRRAREEAGRALTEQLRRVWSQEPSIEVKLNVNRDVLYIDVTDASTVFDTPESRSLGFRWYLSFYVHFMAQSFEGRANEHIFLLEEPGIHLHPAGQKDLVKVIEDLSAKNQLIYTTHSPFMINRQHPERVLLVTKDKDGTHIDNQAYRQNWRPLRQSIGLMIGDLFFFEDSGLILELPRGKQGKGVLSRLRVWGSQPGS